From a region of the Carassius auratus strain Wakin chromosome 31, ASM336829v1, whole genome shotgun sequence genome:
- the LOC113050654 gene encoding uncharacterized protein LOC113050654 isoform X2, whose protein sequence is MFSVKTRHQNCYVYTKASTSTRSCRTRDIGVQTETSKLCSVGTQLSMRTLQTHHRSVCVQTETTLSSFDVSTKLVSHTAVASSTPLKTSSKRPCLDLEEDEDILQECSSILTSQETDVTFNPAEADTSITEPKDLSAQESSPIQNICKYIVYKTCIMELFDVCPVCHRSCHIRSQRIGTFLRVEQLCHHCQFSRKWNSQPILGSTPAGNLHLSAAVYLSGASFFTIEKIFAAMKLHLFKYDTFRRHARMCIEPAIVYKWRNWQDEMLQLLAQREKVIVGGDMRADSPGHSAKYGSYTMMDLETNTVVDVQLVQSNEVGGSYHMEKEGLKRGLDFLDAHGVTLDCIVTDRHPQIQKFLRERNVNQFYDVWHIEKGISKQLEKVCKLKGCEKIRKWLHSIKNHIYWTDASSSSGPERVAKWMSMLNHMQNKHTHEDSNFPACLHGTRRSRDTKKWLAAGTLPYLKLEKVLSNKRIVKDVAKLSPHYQTSSIEVFHSVILRFTPKNVVFLFLGMLCRLYLAALHYNENAGRPQATTAAGRPVFKVTFPKAKKGEYRVREVKTQATFKYVDDLLDLIFDKVFVDPAPYVDDVLRIPIPPALCAEYDRPEKEEAISSRVSRFNQ, encoded by the exons atgttttctgtaaagacaaGACATCAAAATTGCTATGTTTATACAAAGGCCAGCACATCGACACGAAGCTGTAGAACGAGGGATATTGGCGTGCAGACAGAAACATCAAAGCTATGCAGTGTTGGTACACAACTGTCAATGAGGACGCTTCAAACACACCACAGGAGtgtctgt gtccAGACAGAGACAACATTGTCAAGTTTTGATGTTAGCACAAAATTAGTTTCTCATACAGCTGTTGCGTCTTCCACGCCCCTCAAGACTTCATCAAAAAGACCTTGTCTGGACCTTGAGGAAGATGAAGATATCCTGCAGGAATGCTCTTCAATACTAACATCACAAGAGACTGATGTCACATTTAATCCTGCAGAGGCAGACACATCAATAACAGAGCCAAAAGACTTGTC agctcaAGAATCCAGCCCTattcaaaacatttgtaaatatattgtctATAAGACCTGCATCATGGAACTGTTTGATGTGTGCCCGGTATGTCATAGAAGCTGTCATATAAGATCACAAAGGATTGGAACATTTCTACGTGTTGAACAACTCTGCCACCATTGTCAGTTCTCACGGAAATGGAACAGTCAGCCGATTTTGGGCAGTACTCCAGCTGGAAACCTTCACCTTTCTGCTGCTGTGTATCTCAGTGGTGCTTCATTTTTCACAATTGAAAAG ATATTTGCAGCTATGAAGTTACATCTTTTCAAGTACGACACCTTTCGTCGTCATGCACGAATGTGCATTGAGCCTGCTATTGTTTACAAATGGAGAAACTGGCAGGATGAGATGCTACAGCTGTTGGCTCAAAGGGAAAAGGTCATTGTTGGAGGAGATATGAGGGCTGACTCACCAG ggcaCTCTGCCAAATATGGCAGTTACACAATGATGGACCTGGAGACAAACACCGTTGTTGATGTACAACTCGTCCAG AGTAATGAAGTGGGAGGAAGTTACCACATGGAAAAGGAAGGTTTGAAGAGAGGTCTTGACTTTTTGGATGCTCATGGAGTGACTCTGGACTGCATTGTGACTGACCGACATCCGCAAATACAAAAATTCCTCAGGGAACGCAATGTCAACCAATTCTATGATGTCTGGCACATAGAGAAAG GAATTTCAAAGCAGCTGGAAAAAGTGTGCAAGCTAAAGGGTTGTGAGAAAATACGTAAATGGTTGCATAGTATAAAAAACCACATCTATTGGACTGATGCATCATCAAGCAGTGGACCTGAAAGAGTGGCTAAATGGATGTCTATGCTAAACCACAtgcaaaataagcacacacatgaAGACAGCAATTTTCCAGCATGTCTACATGGAACAAGGAGAAGTCGAGACACAAAAAAGTGGCTAGCTGCTG GAACACTGCCATATCTCAAGTTGGAGAAAGTTCTCTCCAACAAGAGAATTGTGAAGGATGTTGCCAAGCTAAGTCCACACTATCAGACTTCTTCTATCGAGGTTTTCCACAGTGTAATACTACGGTTTACACCAAAAAATGTGGTTTTTCTATTTCTGGGAATGTTGTGCAG ACTATACCTGGCTGCACTACATTACAATGAGAATGCCGGGCGTCCTCAAGCCACGACAGCAGCTGGTCGACCGGTGTTCAAAGTGACCTTTCCAAAGGCCAAGAAGGGAGAATACCGGGTCAGAGAAGTAAAGACACAAGCAACATTCA AATATGTGGATGACCTGCTGGACCTCATATTTGATAAAGTCTTTGTGGATCCTGCACCATATGTGGATGATGTTTTGAGGATACCAATACCACCAGCATTGTGCGCAGAGTATGACCGGCCAGAGAAGGAGGAGGCCATCTCTAGTAGGGTATCTCGGTTTAATCAATAG
- the LOC113050654 gene encoding uncharacterized protein LOC113050654 isoform X1: MRTLQTHHRSVCVQTETTLSSFDVSTKLVSHTAVASSTPLKTSSKRPCLDLEEDEDILQECSSILTSQETDVTFNPAEADTSITEPKDLSAQESSPIQNICKYIVYKTCIMELFDVCPVCHRSCHIRSQRIGTFLRVEQLCHHCQFSRKWNSQPILGSTPAGNLHLSAAVYLSGASFFTIEKIFAAMKLHLFKYDTFRRHARMCIEPAIVYKWRNWQDEMLQLLAQREKVIVGGDMRADSPGHSAKYGSYTMMDLETNTVVDVQLVQSNEVGGSYHMEKEGLKRGLDFLDAHGVTLDCIVTDRHPQIQKFLRERNVNQFYDVWHIEKGISKQLEKVCKLKGCEKIRKWLHSIKNHIYWTDASSSSGPERVAKWMSMLNHMQNKHTHEDSNFPACLHGTRRSRDTKKWLAAGTLPYLKLEKVLSNKRIVKDVAKLSPHYQTSSIEVFHSVILRFTPKNVVFLFLGMLCRLYLAALHYNENAGRPQATTAAGRPVFKVTFPKAKKGEYRVREVKTQATFKYVDDLLDLIFDKVFVDPAPYVDDVLRIPIPPALCAEYDRPEKEEAISSRVSRFNQ; the protein is encoded by the exons ATGAGGACGCTTCAAACACACCACAGGAGtgtctgt gtccAGACAGAGACAACATTGTCAAGTTTTGATGTTAGCACAAAATTAGTTTCTCATACAGCTGTTGCGTCTTCCACGCCCCTCAAGACTTCATCAAAAAGACCTTGTCTGGACCTTGAGGAAGATGAAGATATCCTGCAGGAATGCTCTTCAATACTAACATCACAAGAGACTGATGTCACATTTAATCCTGCAGAGGCAGACACATCAATAACAGAGCCAAAAGACTTGTC agctcaAGAATCCAGCCCTattcaaaacatttgtaaatatattgtctATAAGACCTGCATCATGGAACTGTTTGATGTGTGCCCGGTATGTCATAGAAGCTGTCATATAAGATCACAAAGGATTGGAACATTTCTACGTGTTGAACAACTCTGCCACCATTGTCAGTTCTCACGGAAATGGAACAGTCAGCCGATTTTGGGCAGTACTCCAGCTGGAAACCTTCACCTTTCTGCTGCTGTGTATCTCAGTGGTGCTTCATTTTTCACAATTGAAAAG ATATTTGCAGCTATGAAGTTACATCTTTTCAAGTACGACACCTTTCGTCGTCATGCACGAATGTGCATTGAGCCTGCTATTGTTTACAAATGGAGAAACTGGCAGGATGAGATGCTACAGCTGTTGGCTCAAAGGGAAAAGGTCATTGTTGGAGGAGATATGAGGGCTGACTCACCAG ggcaCTCTGCCAAATATGGCAGTTACACAATGATGGACCTGGAGACAAACACCGTTGTTGATGTACAACTCGTCCAG AGTAATGAAGTGGGAGGAAGTTACCACATGGAAAAGGAAGGTTTGAAGAGAGGTCTTGACTTTTTGGATGCTCATGGAGTGACTCTGGACTGCATTGTGACTGACCGACATCCGCAAATACAAAAATTCCTCAGGGAACGCAATGTCAACCAATTCTATGATGTCTGGCACATAGAGAAAG GAATTTCAAAGCAGCTGGAAAAAGTGTGCAAGCTAAAGGGTTGTGAGAAAATACGTAAATGGTTGCATAGTATAAAAAACCACATCTATTGGACTGATGCATCATCAAGCAGTGGACCTGAAAGAGTGGCTAAATGGATGTCTATGCTAAACCACAtgcaaaataagcacacacatgaAGACAGCAATTTTCCAGCATGTCTACATGGAACAAGGAGAAGTCGAGACACAAAAAAGTGGCTAGCTGCTG GAACACTGCCATATCTCAAGTTGGAGAAAGTTCTCTCCAACAAGAGAATTGTGAAGGATGTTGCCAAGCTAAGTCCACACTATCAGACTTCTTCTATCGAGGTTTTCCACAGTGTAATACTACGGTTTACACCAAAAAATGTGGTTTTTCTATTTCTGGGAATGTTGTGCAG ACTATACCTGGCTGCACTACATTACAATGAGAATGCCGGGCGTCCTCAAGCCACGACAGCAGCTGGTCGACCGGTGTTCAAAGTGACCTTTCCAAAGGCCAAGAAGGGAGAATACCGGGTCAGAGAAGTAAAGACACAAGCAACATTCA AATATGTGGATGACCTGCTGGACCTCATATTTGATAAAGTCTTTGTGGATCCTGCACCATATGTGGATGATGTTTTGAGGATACCAATACCACCAGCATTGTGCGCAGAGTATGACCGGCCAGAGAAGGAGGAGGCCATCTCTAGTAGGGTATCTCGGTTTAATCAATAG